One part of the Flavobacterium johnsoniae UW101 genome encodes these proteins:
- a CDS encoding succinate dehydrogenase/fumarate reductase iron-sulfur subunit, with protein MKLFLKIWRQFDTSSKGEMVDYELDGVSEHMSFLEMLDLLNESLIQKKERVIEFDHDCREGICGQCGVMINGRAHGPLKNTTTCQLHMRSFKDGETIYIEPFRAKAFPVLRDLKIDRSAFDAIIRSGGFIGASTGQAPEANSIPISFETAEASFDAAACIGCGACVASCKNASAALFVGAKITHLALLPQGKVEASKRAITMVKQMDAEGFGNCSDTRACEIECPQGISVLSIAKMNLEYMKALTFRK; from the coding sequence ATGAAACTCTTTCTAAAAATATGGCGTCAGTTTGATACTTCTTCTAAAGGAGAAATGGTAGATTATGAATTAGACGGTGTTTCAGAACACATGTCTTTTCTCGAAATGCTGGATCTTTTAAACGAATCTTTAATTCAGAAAAAAGAACGTGTAATTGAATTCGATCACGACTGCCGTGAAGGAATCTGCGGTCAATGCGGCGTTATGATTAACGGAAGAGCCCACGGACCTTTAAAAAACACTACAACCTGCCAGCTTCACATGAGAAGTTTTAAAGACGGCGAAACGATTTATATTGAACCTTTTAGAGCAAAAGCATTTCCGGTTTTACGAGATTTAAAAATCGATCGAAGCGCTTTTGATGCCATTATCCGTTCCGGCGGTTTTATTGGCGCTTCAACCGGACAGGCGCCAGAAGCCAACAGTATTCCAATATCTTTTGAAACTGCTGAAGCTTCTTTTGATGCCGCCGCCTGCATTGGATGCGGTGCGTGTGTAGCTTCTTGCAAAAATGCAAGTGCAGCTTTATTTGTCGGGGCTAAAATAACGCATTTGGCTTTGCTTCCTCAGGGAAAAGTCGAAGCTTCAAAAAGAGCTATTACGATGGTAAAACAAATGGATGCAGAAGGTTTTGGGAATTGTTCTGATACAAGAGCCTGCGAAATCGAATGCCCGCAGGGAATTTCGGTGCTTTCAATTGCTAAAATGAATTTAGAATACATGAAAGCTTTGACTTTTAGAAAGTAA
- a CDS encoding fumarate reductase/succinate dehydrogenase flavoprotein subunit, translating to MMESKIPEGPLAEKWNTYKAKAKLVNPANRKKLNIIVVGTGLAGASCAASLAEQGYNIKSFYFQDSARRAHSVAAQGGVNAAKNYKNDGDSVFRMFYDTIKGGDFRSREANVYRLAECSAALIDHAVAQGVPFAREYAGYLNNRSFGGVQVSRTFYARGQTGQQLLLGAYQALMRQVSLEKVSLHTRHEMLDLVVIDGKAKGIIARNLETGELERHAADAVVLASGGYGKVYYLSTLAMGCNSSAIWRAHKKGAYMAGVSWIQFHPTSLPQHGTNQSKLTLMSESLRNDGRIWVPKTAADDRLPNSIPEEERDYYLERRYPSFGNLAPRDISSRAAKERIDAGHGVGPMKNAIYLDFSDAIKAQGKDKIEAKYGNLFAMYEKITGINAYKEPMLISPSAHFTMGGLWVDYELMTTIPGLFALGEANFSDHGANRLGANSLLQACVDGYFIAPYTIPNYLAGELNTPKAAITHPAFDEAENAVRKQLDKFLNSKGTLSADYFHKTIGRLLYEKCGLSRSRKSLEEAIEGIKILKTSFENELLITGDDTLNSELEKAGRIADYLELAELMCYDALQREESCGAHFREEYQTADGEAVRNDAEFCYVSAWEWQGKDKPQKLHKEPLVFEAVELTVRSYK from the coding sequence ATGATGGAGTCAAAAATACCCGAAGGCCCGCTTGCCGAAAAATGGAATACTTATAAAGCAAAAGCTAAACTCGTAAATCCGGCCAACCGAAAAAAATTAAACATAATTGTTGTTGGCACCGGACTTGCGGGAGCTTCCTGCGCAGCCTCTTTGGCCGAACAGGGTTACAATATAAAATCATTCTATTTTCAGGATTCAGCCAGAAGAGCCCATTCTGTTGCCGCTCAAGGCGGTGTTAATGCTGCCAAAAATTACAAAAACGATGGTGACAGTGTTTTCAGAATGTTTTATGATACCATAAAAGGCGGCGATTTCAGGTCCCGCGAAGCTAATGTGTACCGCTTAGCCGAATGTTCTGCTGCCTTAATAGATCATGCTGTGGCACAAGGCGTTCCCTTTGCCAGAGAATATGCCGGATATTTAAACAATCGTTCCTTTGGCGGTGTTCAGGTTTCCAGAACTTTTTATGCACGCGGACAGACTGGACAACAGCTTTTATTAGGTGCTTATCAGGCTTTGATGAGACAGGTTTCATTAGAAAAAGTAAGCCTGCATACCCGTCATGAAATGCTTGATTTAGTTGTAATTGACGGAAAAGCAAAAGGAATTATTGCGCGAAATCTTGAAACCGGAGAACTCGAACGCCACGCTGCAGATGCTGTTGTCTTAGCATCCGGAGGCTACGGAAAAGTATATTATCTCTCTACATTAGCAATGGGCTGTAACAGTTCTGCTATTTGGAGAGCTCATAAAAAAGGTGCCTACATGGCTGGTGTAAGCTGGATTCAGTTTCACCCTACTTCACTGCCCCAGCACGGAACCAATCAATCGAAACTTACTTTAATGTCAGAATCGCTTCGTAATGACGGACGTATCTGGGTTCCCAAAACAGCTGCAGATGACCGGCTTCCAAATTCAATTCCCGAAGAAGAACGCGATTATTATCTGGAACGACGTTATCCTTCTTTTGGCAATCTTGCTCCCAGAGATATTTCATCGCGTGCCGCAAAAGAAAGAATCGATGCCGGACATGGTGTCGGCCCAATGAAAAATGCTATTTATCTGGATTTCTCCGATGCTATAAAAGCGCAGGGAAAAGATAAAATAGAAGCCAAATACGGTAATCTTTTTGCGATGTACGAAAAGATTACCGGAATCAACGCTTACAAAGAACCCATGCTCATTTCTCCTTCGGCTCATTTTACTATGGGCGGACTTTGGGTTGATTATGAATTAATGACCACAATTCCAGGTTTATTTGCTCTTGGAGAAGCTAATTTTTCAGATCATGGTGCCAATCGGCTTGGTGCCAATTCATTACTTCAAGCCTGTGTAGACGGTTATTTTATTGCTCCTTATACCATTCCAAATTATTTAGCCGGAGAATTAAATACTCCTAAAGCTGCTATTACACATCCCGCTTTTGATGAAGCGGAAAACGCTGTCAGAAAACAATTGGATAAATTTCTAAACAGCAAAGGAACACTTAGTGCTGATTATTTTCATAAAACTATCGGCAGGCTTTTGTATGAAAAATGCGGTTTATCCAGAAGCCGAAAAAGCCTCGAAGAAGCAATTGAAGGGATTAAAATCTTAAAAACTTCTTTTGAGAATGAGCTTTTAATTACCGGAGATGATACTTTAAACAGCGAATTAGAAAAAGCAGGACGAATAGCCGATTATCTCGAATTAGCCGAATTAATGTGCTACGATGCCCTGCAGAGAGAAGAATCCTGCGGTGCGCATTTTAGAGAAGAATACCAAACCGCCGATGGTGAAGCGGTTCGGAATGACGCTGAGTTCTGCTACGTTTCGGCCTGGGAATGGCAGGGAAAAGATAAGCCTCAAAAATTACATAAAGAACCTCTTGTGTTTGAAGCTGTTGAACTTACTGTTAGAAGCTATAAATAA
- a CDS encoding TonB-dependent siderophore receptor, whose product MKNIFSFLLLISGTHFIQAQNNNNKVKDSIAKDSLEMQTKRNELQTVEIVGRSTKKYNSDYSFAATKIAALNKDIPQSISTITKELIADKGAFYLADAVKMSSGVIPASYYNQYTIRGISQNEEGQIINGMRTRQYYFLQPLTSNIERVEVIKGPSSATFSSVDPGGSINMVTKKPLAIDRKEISMSVGSFSTLRGTLDFTGPLNESKTLLYRVNGAYQQAKSFRDLVNNKSFLISPSFSYIPNEKTAINTELILSDMTGILDRGQPIFGAVAGKTSLNKTPISLNLGAPSDFFKSKEMILMTNFAHKFNSKIGFNASYMKQTWTEDLQEHRTTNAFAVDMNNQPVTSLAMMQFVQRQQNWDIDNLSAYLNFDLKTGKLHHKLLTGYDLSSWNKNKGGGQNAARGYLLKDGTVASSFVLANASNYQTVTVDGVVMPKPNVDYFNLNNPIYRLTSPEDYTLNVRTALPSALTTTNAIYIQDQIQWEKFTFLLGLRNEWFEDITNYETNNELKVKKSALLPRIGITYAVNSAINVYTTYLEGYQPQSNTVTLMPQTASLPGGSLFDPLESDLKEVGIKTTFLNNSMSFNAAIYEIRQRNILMNANDPVNPDLLVTRGGERSRGFECDLAGYITPDWQINASYSYIDAEITKDNNPALIGARKQNTPKNSANLWTRYNFASDSDLQDFGIGIGMQYQSTKVPWFTRDFTLPDFTIFDAALFYKPNKSNVQIAVNAGNLLNKTYWLGAQNYLRLFPGSPRNVTLTVTYKF is encoded by the coding sequence ATGAAAAATATATTCTCTTTTTTACTTTTAATAAGCGGTACACATTTCATCCAGGCACAAAATAACAATAACAAAGTTAAAGACAGTATTGCAAAAGATTCTCTGGAAATGCAAACCAAACGAAATGAATTGCAGACCGTTGAAATTGTAGGCCGTTCGACCAAGAAATACAACAGCGATTATTCGTTTGCAGCAACTAAAATTGCCGCTTTAAACAAAGATATTCCGCAGTCTATTTCTACAATTACCAAAGAATTAATTGCTGACAAAGGTGCTTTTTATCTGGCCGATGCAGTAAAAATGTCGAGCGGTGTAATTCCGGCTAGTTATTATAATCAATATACAATTCGCGGTATCAGCCAGAATGAAGAAGGCCAGATAATTAACGGAATGCGAACACGCCAGTATTATTTTTTACAGCCTTTAACTAGTAATATTGAACGTGTTGAAGTGATAAAAGGTCCCTCGAGTGCCACATTTTCTTCTGTTGATCCGGGCGGAAGTATCAATATGGTGACCAAAAAACCTTTGGCAATAGACCGAAAAGAAATCAGCATGAGCGTGGGGAGTTTCAGCACTTTGCGCGGAACACTTGATTTTACCGGACCTTTAAACGAATCAAAAACACTTTTATATCGTGTAAACGGTGCCTATCAGCAGGCAAAATCATTTCGGGATTTAGTTAATAATAAATCGTTTTTGATCTCGCCTTCTTTCAGTTATATCCCAAATGAAAAAACGGCCATTAACACCGAGTTAATTTTAAGTGACATGACGGGAATTCTGGATCGCGGACAGCCTATTTTTGGTGCTGTCGCCGGAAAAACAAGTTTAAATAAAACACCAATAAGTTTAAATCTGGGCGCTCCAAGTGATTTTTTTAAATCGAAGGAAATGATCCTGATGACCAATTTTGCGCATAAATTCAATTCTAAAATTGGTTTTAATGCGTCGTATATGAAACAAACCTGGACAGAAGATCTTCAGGAACACCGAACTACAAATGCTTTTGCGGTTGACATGAACAATCAGCCGGTTACGAGTCTGGCTATGATGCAGTTTGTACAGCGTCAGCAAAACTGGGATATCGACAATTTGAGTGCATATTTAAACTTCGATTTAAAAACCGGAAAACTCCATCATAAATTACTGACAGGTTATGATTTAAGCAGCTGGAACAAAAATAAAGGCGGCGGACAAAACGCGGCGCGAGGTTATCTGTTGAAAGACGGAACTGTTGCGAGCAGTTTTGTTTTAGCAAATGCATCAAATTATCAAACCGTAACCGTTGACGGCGTTGTAATGCCAAAACCAAATGTTGATTATTTTAATTTGAATAATCCAATTTACAGACTGACCAGTCCTGAAGATTATACACTGAATGTGAGAACAGCGCTTCCATCAGCATTAACTACTACAAATGCCATTTATATTCAGGATCAGATTCAATGGGAAAAGTTTACTTTTTTATTGGGACTTCGAAACGAATGGTTTGAAGATATTACGAACTATGAAACCAACAACGAACTGAAAGTCAAAAAATCGGCTTTACTGCCAAGAATTGGAATTACGTATGCCGTAAACAGTGCCATAAATGTGTACACAACGTATCTAGAAGGTTATCAGCCTCAATCGAATACCGTTACTTTAATGCCTCAAACAGCAAGTTTACCGGGCGGCAGTTTATTTGACCCGCTGGAAAGTGATTTAAAAGAAGTAGGAATCAAAACTACTTTTTTAAACAACTCGATGAGTTTTAATGCGGCAATTTACGAAATCAGACAGCGCAACATTTTAATGAATGCTAATGATCCCGTAAATCCTGATTTACTGGTAACGAGAGGCGGTGAACGAAGCCGTGGTTTTGAATGTGATTTAGCAGGTTATATCACACCAGACTGGCAGATTAATGCCTCGTACAGTTATATTGATGCCGAAATTACAAAAGATAATAATCCCGCCCTAATTGGTGCCAGAAAGCAAAACACGCCAAAAAACAGTGCCAATTTATGGACGCGTTACAATTTTGCATCCGATTCTGATTTACAAGATTTTGGAATTGGAATTGGAATGCAGTATCAAAGCACTAAAGTACCTTGGTTTACAAGAGATTTTACACTTCCAGATTTTACCATTTTTGATGCTGCTTTGTTTTACAAACCAAATAAAAGCAATGTGCAGATTGCTGTAAATGCGGGAAATTTATTAAACAAAACGTATTGGCTGGGCGCTCAGAATTATCTGCGTTTATTTCCGGGAAGTCCGCGAAACGTTACGCTTACGGTAACTTATAAATTTTAA
- a CDS encoding DUF1810 domain-containing protein — protein sequence MAYNTKELVRFLDAQNKLYLTALDEIKKGKKESPWMWFIFPQIKGMGSSDTSKFYEIKSADEAIAFLEHPILGKHLVEITAELIKKEDETVTDIFGTPDVAKLQSCMTLFASIQNTEPVFQEVLHKYFDGSSDFHTLQLLYSNL from the coding sequence ATGGCTTACAATACGAAAGAATTAGTACGATTTTTAGATGCTCAAAACAAGCTGTATTTAACGGCTCTTGATGAAATAAAAAAAGGTAAAAAGGAATCTCCGTGGATGTGGTTTATTTTTCCTCAAATAAAAGGAATGGGTTCCAGCGATACTTCTAAGTTTTACGAAATTAAAAGTGCTGATGAAGCTATTGCTTTCTTAGAACATCCCATTTTAGGAAAACATCTTGTTGAAATTACGGCAGAATTAATTAAGAAAGAAGATGAGACTGTAACTGATATATTTGGAACTCCGGATGTTGCAAAACTACAGTCGTGTATGACTTTGTTTGCCAGTATTCAAAATACAGAACCGGTTTTTCAGGAAGTTTTGCATAAATACTTCGACGGATCATCTGACTTTCATACACTTCAATTACTTTACAGTAATTTATAG
- a CDS encoding ABC transporter permease, which yields MKLLHTELLIARHFKNSVFKNQAIYIITFFIGALLLFAAFSGWDNYKSQNETSEKYQHESREDWLKNPDKNPHRMAHYGNFAFRKSTSLSVFEFGMEPFFGNAIFLEAHKQNTANFSEAGFSNSMLRFGEISIAMVLQVLLPLLIFFVGFNSVAYERENGTLKILLSQGISWKQLLFGKVLGIASVVMLLFIPTIIVLVLIWLTLQNFSISADETIKMLLFIGFHFIYLMFFCVAAVLISASSKTSKKALVSLIGIWLIFTIILPRTTQAIGAYLYEAPSKIQFNSDIEKDILKQGDSHNPNDVHYKAIKDSLLRAYKVDSVQKLPFNYSGFIMTEGEKISSNIYNKHLEELLKIYARQNSFSKAVSFFNPYIAMKNLSMGLSNTDYDSYIDFQKQAEKYRYGMAQKMNALQVKYISNKKPGPNDKPLTIGREHWADLEEFHYEPKGVWEVLKTEIVSVISILLWVILLFVLIRIAAKNLKAI from the coding sequence ATGAAATTATTACATACAGAACTCCTTATAGCCAGACATTTTAAAAATTCTGTTTTTAAAAATCAGGCAATTTATATTATTACATTTTTTATTGGCGCCTTGCTTTTATTCGCTGCGTTTTCGGGCTGGGACAATTACAAAAGCCAAAACGAAACCAGCGAAAAATATCAACATGAATCCCGCGAAGACTGGTTGAAAAACCCGGATAAAAATCCGCATAGAATGGCGCATTACGGGAATTTTGCTTTTAGAAAAAGTACTTCCCTGAGCGTTTTTGAATTTGGAATGGAACCGTTTTTTGGAAATGCCATTTTTCTTGAAGCGCACAAGCAAAATACTGCCAACTTCTCTGAAGCCGGATTTTCAAACAGCATGCTTCGTTTTGGTGAAATCAGCATTGCTATGGTTTTACAGGTCTTACTGCCTTTATTAATCTTTTTTGTCGGTTTCAATTCTGTGGCATACGAAAGAGAAAACGGAACTTTAAAAATCCTTTTGAGTCAGGGAATCAGCTGGAAACAGCTTTTGTTTGGTAAAGTCCTTGGAATTGCCAGCGTTGTTATGCTGCTTTTTATTCCCACTATTATCGTTTTGGTTTTAATCTGGTTAACACTTCAAAACTTTTCAATTTCGGCAGATGAGACAATAAAAATGCTCTTGTTTATTGGGTTTCATTTTATTTATCTGATGTTCTTTTGTGTCGCTGCTGTTTTGATTTCGGCGTCAAGCAAAACCTCAAAAAAAGCATTGGTTTCGTTAATTGGAATCTGGCTGATTTTTACCATCATTCTGCCAAGAACAACACAGGCCATTGGAGCTTATTTGTATGAAGCACCTTCTAAAATTCAGTTTAACAGCGATATCGAAAAAGATATCCTGAAACAAGGCGACAGTCATAACCCAAATGATGTGCATTATAAAGCCATAAAAGACTCTTTACTTCGGGCTTATAAAGTCGATTCGGTGCAGAAACTTCCTTTCAATTATTCAGGATTTATTATGACCGAAGGCGAAAAAATCAGCTCGAATATTTACAACAAACATTTAGAAGAACTTTTGAAAATTTATGCCAGACAAAACAGTTTTTCTAAAGCCGTTTCTTTCTTTAATCCGTACATCGCGATGAAAAATTTATCGATGGGATTATCGAATACTGATTATGATTCGTACATCGATTTCCAGAAACAAGCTGAGAAATACCGCTACGGAATGGCACAGAAAATGAATGCTTTGCAGGTGAAATACATCAGCAATAAAAAACCCGGACCCAACGATAAACCGCTTACAATTGGCAGAGAACATTGGGCCGATCTTGAAGAATTTCATTATGAACCAAAAGGCGTCTGGGAGGTTTTAAAAACCGAAATCGTTTCTGTTATTTCTATTCTTTTATGGGTAATTCTGTTGTTTGTTTTAATCAGAATTGCTGCTAAAAACCTAAAAGCCATTTAA
- a CDS encoding DUF3526 domain-containing protein, whose product MLVLLFKNFIRSKGTKIGLLFLLIIGFISLLIGRQFQEKQQNSITEAAVYQKEHIARNAAFHKDEIGLLLYYIKFSLVNNTLPINSLAIGQRDVNPSIQNVTIRGLEGQKYDSELNNPSNLLSGNIDFSFVLLYLFPLLIIAFSYNIISEEKESGTWKIVATQSPNTFLYILKLFYIRILSLTTLLTLILLAAVLFLQIPVDKSFLVFYGLSVLYILFWFAVCFFIVSLQKNSNFNAVILLTIWLFLIIILPAGINTYIINRYKVPEALELTLTQRNAYHEKWDMDKQETLDKFYNHYPQFKNYPLPDKEFSWLWYYAMQQMGDDESAVQSKELETKLQQRNRASELIAQFIPTLHTQIQLNEIAKSDLRNQLLFLKETTKFHEKLRLHFYPKIFDNAPVNEQKWEDFKVETFTDNSETSFMKAFLPLLLFNLLLIGFGWRNFNRKVII is encoded by the coding sequence ATGTTAGTACTCTTATTTAAAAATTTCATACGTTCAAAAGGTACCAAAATTGGCTTACTTTTTTTATTAATCATTGGTTTTATAAGTCTTTTAATTGGCCGTCAGTTTCAGGAAAAACAACAAAATAGTATTACCGAAGCAGCTGTTTATCAAAAAGAACATATTGCGAGAAATGCTGCTTTTCATAAAGACGAAATTGGACTTCTCCTCTACTACATTAAATTTTCATTGGTTAATAATACATTGCCCATTAACAGTTTGGCAATTGGGCAGCGCGATGTAAATCCGTCCATTCAAAATGTTACGATTCGAGGTTTGGAAGGCCAGAAATACGATTCAGAACTCAACAATCCGAGCAATCTTTTGTCTGGAAACATCGATTTTAGTTTTGTGCTTTTGTATTTATTTCCGCTTTTGATTATTGCTTTTTCGTATAATATTATTTCAGAAGAAAAAGAATCAGGAACCTGGAAAATTGTAGCAACACAAAGTCCGAATACGTTTTTGTATATCTTAAAGCTGTTCTATATCAGAATTTTAAGTCTAACAACTCTTTTAACTTTGATTCTTTTAGCGGCTGTTTTGTTTTTGCAGATTCCGGTCGATAAATCGTTTCTGGTGTTTTACGGACTTTCGGTTTTGTATATTTTATTTTGGTTTGCGGTTTGTTTTTTCATTGTTTCTCTTCAAAAAAACTCCAATTTCAATGCTGTAATTTTATTGACAATCTGGCTGTTTTTAATCATTATTCTTCCGGCAGGAATCAATACGTATATCATAAATAGATATAAAGTTCCCGAAGCTTTAGAATTAACGCTTACGCAGAGAAATGCCTATCACGAAAAATGGGATATGGATAAACAGGAAACGCTGGATAAATTCTACAACCATTATCCGCAGTTTAAAAATTATCCTTTGCCTGATAAAGAATTCAGCTGGCTTTGGTATTATGCTATGCAGCAAATGGGCGACGACGAATCGGCTGTACAGTCAAAAGAATTAGAAACGAAACTACAGCAGCGAAACCGCGCCAGTGAACTGATTGCGCAGTTTATTCCAACGCTTCACACACAAATTCAGTTAAATGAAATTGCAAAATCTGATTTGCGAAACCAACTTTTGTTTTTAAAAGAAACAACGAAATTTCATGAAAAACTACGTCTGCATTTTTATCCGAAGATATTTGATAATGCTCCGGTCAACGAACAAAAATGGGAAGATTTTAAAGTAGAAACTTTTACTGATAATTCTGAAACGAGTTTTATGAAAGCATTTCTGCCTTTATTACTTTTCAATTTATTGCTGATTGGTTTTGGATGGCGAAATTTTAATCGTAAAGTTATTATTTGA
- a CDS encoding RNA polymerase sigma-70 factor — MNNNTSFELNLFKSFKEGDETAFKFFYDKYFRRIQSFSVQFIYDQEEAENLAQEALLHLWQNRESVESINGIQAFLFTYAKSKCLNLIRHNKVKDKFKNDLLNHKERELDIEVLNSLQFDTLELTELERIIQESINDLPPKTREVFIKKRFENKKNAEIAEEMEVTLKAVEAHMTKALKILKTKLSDYLFLIFILIYNN; from the coding sequence ATGAACAACAATACCAGTTTCGAATTAAATCTCTTCAAATCCTTTAAGGAAGGAGACGAAACTGCTTTCAAGTTTTTCTATGATAAATACTTTAGAAGAATTCAGTCTTTCAGCGTTCAGTTTATTTATGACCAGGAAGAAGCCGAGAATCTGGCTCAGGAAGCTTTACTACACCTATGGCAGAATAGAGAAAGTGTAGAATCTATAAACGGAATTCAGGCCTTTTTGTTTACTTATGCCAAATCTAAATGTTTGAATTTAATCCGCCATAATAAGGTGAAGGATAAATTTAAAAACGACTTACTTAACCACAAAGAAAGAGAACTGGATATTGAGGTTTTAAATTCGCTTCAATTCGATACTTTAGAATTAACCGAATTAGAACGCATTATTCAGGAATCTATCAACGATTTGCCGCCCAAAACCAGGGAAGTTTTTATAAAAAAACGCTTCGAAAATAAAAAAAATGCAGAAATCGCCGAAGAAATGGAAGTTACCTTAAAAGCCGTAGAAGCCCATATGACAAAGGCTTTGAAGATTTTAAAGACCAAATTATCGGATTATTTGTTCCTAATCTTTATCCTTATTTATAATAATTAA
- a CDS encoding 4-hydroxy-tetrahydrodipicolinate reductase, whose protein sequence is MKIGLIGFGKTGKSVASILLENKKFSLEWVLRQSKVLEHRSVPEFFGVESEEPGLIYSSATTSIEELLEKHPVDVIIDFSSNEGIYTYGESAALNNVKIISAISHYEENELKLLKKLSNKTTVFWSPNITLGVNYLLFAAKFLKKIAPWVDIEVNEEHFKKKQGTSGTALKIAEALDVEKENINSVRAGGIVGKHEVIFGFPYQTVRLIHESISREAFGNGVVFVAENLKDKKKGLYNFEDILTPYFAI, encoded by the coding sequence ATGAAAATAGGATTAATCGGATTTGGAAAGACTGGAAAATCAGTAGCGTCAATATTACTGGAAAACAAAAAATTCTCTCTGGAGTGGGTTTTAAGACAAAGTAAAGTTTTAGAACACAGATCAGTTCCGGAATTTTTTGGAGTCGAGTCAGAAGAACCCGGATTAATTTATTCAAGTGCCACTACAAGTATAGAGGAATTACTGGAAAAACATCCGGTTGATGTTATTATTGATTTTTCATCAAATGAAGGAATTTACACTTATGGAGAATCGGCGGCATTAAACAACGTTAAAATTATTTCTGCAATTTCACATTATGAAGAAAATGAATTAAAACTACTCAAAAAATTATCGAATAAAACAACCGTTTTCTGGTCGCCAAATATCACATTAGGAGTCAATTATTTATTGTTTGCGGCCAAGTTTTTAAAGAAAATTGCCCCTTGGGTTGATATTGAAGTAAATGAAGAACATTTTAAGAAAAAACAAGGCACATCGGGGACCGCTTTAAAAATAGCCGAAGCGCTTGATGTTGAAAAAGAAAACATCAATTCGGTAAGAGCGGGAGGAATAGTTGGAAAACATGAAGTTATCTTCGGATTTCCGTATCAAACGGTTCGTTTAATTCATGAATCGATTTCAAGAGAAGCCTTTGGAAACGGAGTCGTTTTTGTAGCTGAGAATTTAAAAGACAAGAAAAAAGGACTTTACAATTTTGAAGATATTTTGACGCCTTATTTTGCGATTTAA
- a CDS encoding ABC transporter ATP-binding protein — MLTATNLTKKYGDHTALNALNLTIKEGEIFALLGQNGAGKTTTINLFLGFIEPTSGELEINNISVTENNQETKKHVAYIPETVMLYPNLTGLENLKFFSSLAGFKYSTGELTYFLTKAGLQAGAHDQNLGGYSKGMRQKVGIAIAIAKRAKVLLLDEPTSGLDPKASNEFSQILKELSADGTAILMATHDIFRAREVASHIGIMKQGNLVTVIEADKISANELEDLYLQTV; from the coding sequence ATGCTTACAGCAACAAACCTGACCAAGAAATATGGCGATCATACGGCTTTGAATGCCTTAAACTTAACAATAAAAGAAGGTGAAATTTTTGCTCTCTTAGGGCAGAACGGTGCCGGAAAAACGACTACCATTAATTTGTTTTTAGGTTTTATAGAACCTACTTCGGGAGAATTAGAAATCAATAACATTTCAGTTACAGAGAATAATCAGGAAACCAAAAAACACGTCGCTTATATTCCTGAAACGGTAATGTTATACCCAAATCTTACAGGTTTAGAAAATCTTAAATTCTTTTCGTCGTTGGCAGGATTTAAATATTCTACAGGAGAATTGACTTATTTTTTAACTAAAGCGGGGCTTCAGGCAGGTGCTCACGATCAAAATTTAGGAGGTTATTCTAAAGGAATGCGTCAAAAAGTGGGAATTGCAATTGCCATCGCTAAGAGAGCAAAAGTGCTTTTACTGGACGAACCTACAAGTGGCTTAGACCCAAAAGCATCTAACGAATTTTCGCAGATTTTAAAAGAACTTTCGGCAGACGGAACGGCTATTTTAATGGCAACCCACGATATTTTCAGAGCGAGAGAAGTCGCTTCGCACATCGGAATTATGAAACAGGGAAATTTAGTTACCGTTATTGAAGCTGATAAAATATCAGCAAATGAACTGGAAGATTTGTATTTACAAACTGTTTAA